The genomic region AGTCCGATAATTCCACCCACAATATCCATGCATCTTTTAGCCAGAATCTGCCAGGGTTCTGCGAATTTCATACTCGTCGTCATCACAAGACATTTGCCAAATGACTGCACACGTCTTTCTTCCATCTTATAATTATATGACATCAGATTAACATGTACTGTAAGGCCCATGCTGATAAAAAAATCTGTTAATTGTTTTTCTTTCTCTGGATTTTCATTTATATCAAGAAAGATTTCATCAACAACACTTGCCTGTATATAATCCAACATACTTTCGTTATTTGCAACAACCGGTACGCCTTTTATCTTTCTTTGTCCTATCTTCGCATCATCACAAAATATAATTCCTGAAATCATATAATCCCGATATGGTTGTTGTAAATTATTCAACGTTGTGTTCACATTATCCCTTGTCGTAATTACAAGAAGTTTCCGGCATATCTTCCTGTTAATCAATTGTATTCTTATAATCCTCTTCCAGAACAATCTTCCCAGCCATATAAGGAAAATACTAGCCGGATACAAGAAAAATACAACCACTCGTGAATACGATTCCGATTCCTGAACAGTAAACATCCACACAATCATCCCTACCGTAACAAATGTGCAATGTTCAATTACCTTCTTAAGCTCAACAAGATAACCTCTGCGGATAATTCCTTTATAACTGCTCAAGAAAAAAACCGCACATATATGTATTACCAGAATAGCCCACATGGCATTTTGATAAAGTGGGGGCACTCCTCCAAAACCATGTCTGAGCCAATATGCAATTATAAGACTCACCTCTAACAGTCCAGCATCTAATAATAGAAAATCAAAATGCTTAAACCATCCAATGATAACCTCTTTATACATCTTTTTCGTAACTTTCCTTTTTCTTTTTCCTATTTTTCCAGTAATTTCTGAATTTTTAAGGCCGCATTCTCCACAGATGCTTCATCCGGTAACATTATATAAAGCAGTTCATTTCCAGACGAAAAACAAGTCTGTGTGTCTCCTGTACCACTCACTGCCTGAGATTCAATATTCCAACCTGATGGTTCTTCTATCTGCGCATTAATGAATTTTGCTATCTCTTCACTTGACATATTTGTCTGAACAGAATCACTTACGCCTGTAATTACCTCACCCGCATTTTTTAATATTGCCGGCGTACATGCCTTTTGGATAATTGCCGTCAGAACTTTTTCCTGATTCTTACCCCTTTGATTATCTCCATCTTCAAAACTATATCTTTCCCTTACAAAGCCAAGTGCCATTTTTCCATCCAGATGATTCATTCCCTTCTGAATATCGTACTCTCCGTGTGTTGTCTTGAATTCATAATCTGAATTCACATCAATGCCACCAAGTGCATCAACAATCTTCACAAGGGAAGTAAAATTGATTCTTGCATAATAATTAATATTTATTCCATATAATTGTTCCAGTGTATCCATCGATGCATCCACACCATATATGCCTGCATGCGTTAACTTATCTTTTTTCTCTCCTGATACATTCGGAATTGTAACATAATAATCCCGTGGTGTTGTTGTCAACAATATCTTCTTGTTCTGTGGGTTAACTGTCATGATCAGATTCACGTCACTTCTACTATTTGTAGAAATCGGGCCTGACACATCAATACCACTAATATAGATGTTAAACGGTTTATTCACATCAGCTACTGTATCGTTCTCCACTTTTGTCTTTATTCCATACTGATAAAGAATTTTAACCTGATCCGAAAATCCTTCTACGGAATCATCTATAATGCTAAGATAGCCCTCATTAAACACCGCCGCATCAATGTTTCCATTCAATAAAGCATTCGCCTCATCTATTAATGTACTATACTCTTCTGTCTTAATATTCCTTCCTACCGTTGACCTAATATCTTTTAGCATTTTCTCCGTATTATCTACATCTACTATCGTCTGATAACCAAAACGGTAATCCTGGGCATCCATAATATCTTTCGCTGTATCTTCTTTCTTTACTACCACGATCATATTATCTGTCTTATAACTGGCTCCACCTACTTTTTTAATGAAATCATCCGCTTTCATAAGCTCTACACTAATCCCAGCCAGTACAATAATTATCACAAGACTCGTCAGCATCCCAACATATCGCAATATTTTACTCTTTGGATACTGAAATACATGCGTCAGTACAAAAAGAAACCCCAGTCCCACAATAAATAACGTTAAATACTTTCTCGGGAAAAGCCCACTATTCTTCGCCACAACAATACATATTACCGACACTATTAACTGAAGCACAGTAATAATCTTCCCTGCAATATTTTTGTTTTTCTTTTTCATCTGTTCTTCCCACTTTCTATTTATTGTACAACCAAAGTAAATACTATCGGCTCTGATGTATTTCCATCACTGTCTGACACATAATAATTCAACTCATATCTTCCCGCCGTCGATACATCATATGTTCCGTCAATATAAAGATGCCGATATAATGTGTTTTTATCATCTTTATCATCAGATACATCCTCTACCATACTGGTCGGATCAAATTCACTACCCGTCTGAATATTTTTACTCTGGGTTGCCAATGTTAATATCGGACTTACTCCATCTGTATTTTTACTGGTCACCGGTGTCTCCGATGCTTCAACACCGGTTTCATCTGCCTCCTCAGTATCACTACTGTCAGCCTCAGAATAAGTGATTCTTCGTTTTGCAGTTCCTACATTATTGGCTTTATCCGTAACGCCATAATAAACAACTGCTTTTTTTTCATTTAAAGATATGATTCTATCTATAAAAATCTGATCTGTAAGATCTCCATCCCTGTTATCTTTTGCCGTAACTCCCTTAAAAAGCGCTTCATAGGAATCTCCATCTTTATAACTTACTTCTTCTTTTGTATCTACGACAATCTGCGGTGGTGTACGATCTTGTTTTAAATACATAAGACCACTGACAGCTGTTAACACGATACATCCACCTGCAAGGAAAGCAACAATCACTTGTTCTTTCATTCCTCTTCCTCCTAATACTTATACTCTCCGTAATAGCCGGTATATTTTCCATAATATTTTCCGTAATATCTACTATTACTTACACTTACCTTATTAAGTACAACTCCCAGAATCGGGCAATCAGCCTTTTCAAGCTGCTCTTTTACATCCTTGGCAAATTTGTGTCCCACCGTTTTCGATGCAACTACAAGCACGGAAGCATCACAATATTTAGCGATTACAGCTGCGTCAATAACACTGCCAAGGGGTGGTGCATCAATAATCACATAATCATACAACTTTCTCGCACTAGCCAGAAGCGCCTGAAATCTCCGACTGTTCAGAAGCTCTGCAGGATTCGGTGGAATTGCTCCTGCAAAAATCATATGTAGATTAGAATCCTGTGTCTTTTGTATTACATCCTTCGCATCTGATTGTCCTGAAAGAAAATGAGTCAATCCTTTTATCTTCCCTGTAACTTTATATCTTCCAACCAATACCGACTTACGCAAATCTGCATCTATGAATAAAACTCTTTTTTCACCTTCTGCAAGTGCTTCTGCAAGTCCCATCGTTACTGTGCTTTTTCCTTCATTCGGAATACAGCTTGTAAATACTATCACCTTTTTGTCTGCACCTGAAAATTCAATATTCGTACGAAGAGTTTTATACGCTTCACTGCTTCTATAATCTTTTATTACTTTTTTTAATACTATATCTGCCATATCTTCCATTTATCTCCTGTTCTTTACACCATTATTATCTTTTCTTTCTTTTCTTCACCTTTTTTTCTTCGGTCTGTATCGGAATAGACGTAAGAACATTTAATCCAAGATATCTTTCAATATCGGCCGGTGTCTTCAATGTATCGTCCGACAAGTATACGAACAGAACAATACCCACAGAAGCCAGTATTCCAAGTAATCCACCTATCAACATATTTTTCTTTGTACTTGGAGACGATGGATACATTGGAAGATTTGCTTCCTCTACTGTATTGACCGAATCTACATTCATAATCTGTTTAATCTGGACACTTACCGCATTTCTCACTGCATCTGCGATCTGTTTTGCCTGTTTTGGACTTGTACTCTGTACATAAATACTCATAATACGTGTCTCTGTAGGAGTCTCTGTTGTAATCATTTCTTCCAGATCTTCCGGTTCCATATCAAGATTCAATTCCGAAATTACTTTTTCAAGCACAGGTCTGCTCTTTACCATCTCCATATAATCCTTTGTCAACATAGATCCTGATTGAAGTTCTGTATAAGTTGCACTGGACGAATTCTCCCCATTTTTTGTCATTACATATAACTTTGTTACGGATGTATATACCGGTGTCATAAATAATTTTGTAGCCAAAAATGCTACCAGTGCCGTTAAAATTGCTGAAAGCACTATGATGTGAATTTTAGAACACAAAACGTGAATAAGTTCTGCTATATTTACACTTATTTCTTCCTCATCCGCTTCCTGGTTCAGTACAATAATATTATTATCTTGACTCATGTTGTTTTATTTCCGTATAATTCTACGAAATATCCTCCTTCTATTTTCCCTTCAAATCTGTTACCTAATTATCTCTTTTTCAAATTCTCTTTAATCTATCTTCCAAGCTCTGCCTCGAACACATTACCATATTCTGAATTTGCTGTATCTATCTTCTTATGTGTCAGTCCTTTATCTGCCCCTGTCGCCTTTAATCTCGATGCCATAACTGATTTTCTTAAATCTGCATCAATCAGCAGCACCCTTTTCTTTAACTCAACCAGCGAAGTAGCCAGCCGGATAGAGATCTTTGTCTTTCCTTCTCCCATTACGCAGCTTGTAACCGTAATTACTTTTTTATCATTTCCACAGAACAATATATTGGTTCTCAGTGTTTTCATCTCTTCTGTCATTGCATAGCTCATTGGTTCCAATTGTACTGTTGTTTTTCTCATATCTGGTCATCTTCTCCTTCTATGTTCAATATTTTTTCAGGATTTTTTACAAAAATTCTTCTTGCCGTATCCCAGCCCCATTTCTTCTCTACATAGACCGCACACTCTTTCAGTCTGGATGGCCGTTCCGTCAGATCATGCGCATCCGATCCGATAAAATGGACCTGTTCTCTTTTCATCAGATATTTGCAGAATTTATGACACTTTCTTCCATCCATACCAAGCATTGAATCTGCATTAATCTGAATAAGTGCTCCCAGTCCTATCAGATCCGCAACTACACCCGGATCTTCTACAATAGAAGGATACCTTTCTATATGAGCAATAATTGGAATAAATCCTCCTACGACCACCTCATACACAACACTTCGGATCTTCAAATAACTATCCATCGAAGAAAATTCAACCAGAACATACTGGCTTCCTGCCATTGTCGGCCGGCGATGTGCCTGCAGATTACCTACCATATTATCATCTCTGTGATATTCGCATCCGAGTTTCACCATCATGCCGTATTTTCCTATTGTCCTGGCATAATTCTTTACTTCCAGATAACTGCTTTGTATTGATCGGATGGATGGTTCAAACATTCCAACTCTGTAGTGTGGTGTAGCAATTATCCTTCGTACTCCTTCATCATACATCTTGTCCAACATATCCTTAGTCACCGTCATGTCTGGCGCCCCATCATCTACTCCAGGCAGGATATGGCAATGAATATCTGTTAATATCATACGTATACCTCACAAAATAATCTTCCAGACGCCAAAAACTCTTTCCTGCAAGACAACATCCATCGCTTCCTGATATTGCGTTGCACTACATACATATACATCCGGCGTTCCAATTCCACATTCGTTCCAATGACCTATTGCTGCATCAAGCAGAGCAGTCCAATTTTCCAGGTTATTATCTTCCTGCATACTTACGCTATATGCGTAATTCCATCCATTCACAACCAGATCATCAAATTCTTCCCTTGATATATCCTCCGGACGTTCTCCCGGTGCAATTCCATCTTTTAATATGAATGTTCCTCTGCTTTCTAATCCGGCTACTCCGGGATATACGGTAGTATAAAGACTTTTATCGATTCCATCTACCGTAATCAGGATATCCTGATTACCATTCGCCTTTGCTTTCAGCTCTTTTTGCTTTTCCTTATCCTGGTTCTCCAGTTCTTCCATCTCTATATACTCCAGACTTTGTGTCTTCTTTTCATCCTCAGCAGCTACCTGTTGAACCTTACGCTGTTCTGCCTTATTATCCAGAATCAGGAAAGCCAACACAACTATACCGGCTATGGTAATGATACCTGCTAATATCTTCATGATTCTTTTTTTATCCACTGCTTCTTTTTCTCCTTCGTATGTATATATCCACACTACATCTGCTTTTTCTTTATAATACACGGATTACCGATTACTAGACTGTTATCCGGGACATCCTGCATCACAACTGTTCCGGCACTAATCTGCACATTATTTCCTATGGTGATATCTCCAGCTACCACTGCATTGGTGTATATCGATACATTATTACCTATTGTCGGTGCTTTGGGACTTTTCGGATTCCTTCCAATCGTTACTCCCTGCCACACAGACAGATTCTCACCAATCCGATTCGCACTGATTACCGTCCCATGCCCATGGAAACACACGAATCCTCCACCAACATCACATCTTCCAATCTCCATATCCTTTTTTACAGGGAAGAGGACTCTTAAGATAACCGCACTTAGCATATGCCCTTTCTTCAACCGGAACTCCAGAACATTCCGAAAGCATTTATCGAATACGATTACTTCTGAAAATGTCAGATACTCTTTGTCATGCTTCTTACCTCCATATGCAAAACGGTTAAGATCCTGGAAAATCTCATCTATCTTAGTCCTGCGTGCCAATATATATGCTATCAGCGTTCTTGGAAGACTCAGTATCAATAATAATTTCTTCATATGTTTATTACCCATTTTTTATCTTAAATATTACTGCGAGTGCTGTCACTTGTCTGTGCCTTATCAAAAAATTAACCATTCTTTTTGTCTTCTGCTATTTCCTGTCATCGTATTCTTCCAGAATCTTCTGGACCAAGGGGTCATCACATATACCTTTTATATTCTTCCCGGCCGATTTCTTATCCGGATTCGCATTCACTTCCTGGGCAATGCAACGTCTGACTCTTCCTAAAAAGGCCTTATAAAGCCGCCCGGCATATTCATCCTTTTTAAATATCTGATTTAACTCCTGAACTTCTTTTTTTAGCAGAACTTTTTCCATTTGAAAACGGTCTGCTTTATAACTTTTCGTTAATGAAGCCCCATTATCGCAATAATGATAATTTGCTGTGCCTTCTATTACAATATGCTTTGCTTTAACGAGATACTGCATATGAAATATAATGTCCTCTGATATATATTCCCTTTCCGACGGAAACAGAATCCCATTGTCTCTGATTATATCCAAAGAATATAATCCTTTCCACACAGACATACCAATCTCCACGTCTCCTGCCTGCTCTGGAAGTGAACCTATCATACCTAACAGGACCTTCTTCGTCTCATCACCACAATACGACTGTTTCAGATATGTCTCTCTGGCTAACTCATCCTTTCCCTCTGAAGACGTATCATAGTATCTGCAGAAACAAGTATCTGCTCCTTCTTCTGTCAATCTATGATATAACCGTTCAATCATCCTGACATCTGTATAATCGTCAGAATCAATAAACATGACGTATTCACCTTCAGCAATCTCTAATCCTGAATTTCTTGCCCTCCCAAGACCTGCATTTTTCTTGTGGATAACCTTAATCCTTGGTTCTTCCGCAGCATACCTGTCACATTTTTTCCCACAATCATCCGGAGAGCCATCATCCACCATGATAATCTCGATATTCTTATAGGTCTGGTGCAATAAAGACTCCATGCAGCGTTCCAGATATCTGCTTACATTATATATCGGAACAATTACACTTATTAAACTCTTCTCCATCTACTTCTCCCTAAACTCTACATATCCTTTAATATACCGCCTATGGTCTTACCCATCGCATAATATGTATAATTCTTTTCAAATTCTTTTTGTCCATTTGCACTCAATCTATCATGCAGCTTATCATCATCAAAAATGATATCCAGTGCCTTCAACAGACTTTCCTTCGTCTTATCAATCACCAGTCCATTATAATGATCTGTTACATAGTCATCCGTCACACCATGCGAACGGGTAATGATCACCGGTACTCCCATGTTCATTGCATGCAATAGAACCAACTGACCGGAAGCAATTGTATCATCAGCCAGTGTAATCACAATCGCCCGTGCATTCCTCATATACCGAAGCATATCGTCGCCAAATACATTATCCAAAATCTGTATATTATCTCCAGACCTTGTCTTTAGCGTATCACAGGCAATCACCAACTGATATGATGTATTCTGAATGCAATCTATCAAAAAACCATAATCCCTGTTGCTTCTTCCTGTAGAAAATATATAATTCTTTTCCCTTAATTGTTCATCGTCATATATCTCCGGTTCATATGCAATCGCACCACATCTTGCGAAATCAAACAAATCATCTTCAACTCCAAAGATTTCCTGATACATAGGTTTTTCACTCTGTGTAGTCAGTATAATCTTATCTACATATCTGGAAGTAACTGCATATCTTACGAATCTATAAAAAAGCTTTCCGGCAAGTCCTCTCTTTTCCTTATATATGAAAGTCATGATTACAAGTTTGTATCTCTTTTTCATATGAAACATACGCTGAAAGAATGCAATTGCAATTCCATAAAACTGCTGCCAGCACAATACCGTCTTCCCTTCGTACTTTTTGCCTGACAGAACCGTCTGAAGTGCAACCGTAAAAAATCTGACATATCTTCGCCAGCCATATATCTTGTTATTCTCATGCAGAGCAACCTGCCATTCTTCTCCGGTTACTTCTCTGACACCTTTTATGAATCCATCTGCTTCCTCATAATCACTGTCTATAATCAAAACATTCTCTGACTTTGAACATTGTTTCATTATATCTGACTCCCTAATGTCTTATAATAATCCTCCAGAATTCCATGTGCATTCTGAATATTATAATTACTTCCCTGCACACTCCGGCTTTTCTCTGACCGTTTATTGCTTCCGTATTCTTGCCATATTCTCTGTGCCCAGGATTTCGCATCTGTCTTTAATGAAAGGAATTCACAATTCCCCGAGAAATCCACTTCTTGTGGGACACGGTCTGAAAACACACAGGTTAATCCAGAGAACTGTGCTTCTATCCCCGTCACAGGGATTCCCTCAAAGAAAGATGGCATCACGAACACATCCATCGCCTGATAGA from Dorea longicatena harbors:
- a CDS encoding immunoglobulin-like domain-containing protein; this translates as MKEQVIVAFLAGGCIVLTAVSGLMYLKQDRTPPQIVVDTKEEVSYKDGDSYEALFKGVTAKDNRDGDLTDQIFIDRIISLNEKKAVVYYGVTDKANNVGTAKRRITYSEADSSDTEEADETGVEASETPVTSKNTDGVSPILTLATQSKNIQTGSEFDPTSMVEDVSDDKDDKNTLYRHLYIDGTYDVSTAGRYELNYYVSDSDGNTSEPIVFTLVVQ
- a CDS encoding sugar transferase, whose protein sequence is MYKEVIIGWFKHFDFLLLDAGLLEVSLIIAYWLRHGFGGVPPLYQNAMWAILVIHICAVFFLSSYKGIIRRGYLVELKKVIEHCTFVTVGMIVWMFTVQESESYSRVVVFFLYPASIFLIWLGRLFWKRIIRIQLINRKICRKLLVITTRDNVNTTLNNLQQPYRDYMISGIIFCDDAKIGQRKIKGVPVVANNESMLDYIQASVVDEIFLDINENPEKEKQLTDFFISMGLTVHVNLMSYNYKMEERRVQSFGKCLVMTTSMKFAEPWQILAKRCMDIVGGIIGLIVCGIFIVIFGPIIKLESPGPILFSQRRVGRNGRIFRIYKIRTMYPDAEERKKELMEKNQMQGLMFKMENDPRIIPIGHFLRKTSIDEFPQFWNVLKGDMSLVGTRPPTVDEYEQYEFVHRKRLAVKPGITGMWQVSGRSRITDFDKVVALDAAYIEQWDITLDIKILWKTVVQVFTGDGAM
- a CDS encoding glycosyltransferase → MEKSLISVIVPIYNVSRYLERCMESLLHQTYKNIEIIMVDDGSPDDCGKKCDRYAAEEPRIKVIHKKNAGLGRARNSGLEIAEGEYVMFIDSDDYTDVRMIERLYHRLTEEGADTCFCRYYDTSSEGKDELARETYLKQSYCGDETKKVLLGMIGSLPEQAGDVEIGMSVWKGLYSLDIIRDNGILFPSEREYISEDIIFHMQYLVKAKHIVIEGTANYHYCDNGASLTKSYKADRFQMEKVLLKKEVQELNQIFKKDEYAGRLYKAFLGRVRRCIAQEVNANPDKKSAGKNIKGICDDPLVQKILEEYDDRK
- a CDS encoding glycosyltransferase, with the protein product MKQCSKSENVLIIDSDYEEADGFIKGVREVTGEEWQVALHENNKIYGWRRYVRFFTVALQTVLSGKKYEGKTVLCWQQFYGIAIAFFQRMFHMKKRYKLVIMTFIYKEKRGLAGKLFYRFVRYAVTSRYVDKIILTTQSEKPMYQEIFGVEDDLFDFARCGAIAYEPEIYDDEQLREKNYIFSTGRSNRDYGFLIDCIQNTSYQLVIACDTLKTRSGDNIQILDNVFGDDMLRYMRNARAIVITLADDTIASGQLVLLHAMNMGVPVIITRSHGVTDDYVTDHYNGLVIDKTKESLLKALDIIFDDDKLHDRLSANGQKEFEKNYTYYAMGKTIGGILKDM
- a CDS encoding LCP family protein; protein product: MKKKNKNIAGKIITVLQLIVSVICIVVAKNSGLFPRKYLTLFIVGLGFLFVLTHVFQYPKSKILRYVGMLTSLVIIIVLAGISVELMKADDFIKKVGGASYKTDNMIVVVKKEDTAKDIMDAQDYRFGYQTIVDVDNTEKMLKDIRSTVGRNIKTEEYSTLIDEANALLNGNIDAAVFNEGYLSIIDDSVEGFSDQVKILYQYGIKTKVENDTVADVNKPFNIYISGIDVSGPISTNSRSDVNLIMTVNPQNKKILLTTTPRDYYVTIPNVSGEKKDKLTHAGIYGVDASMDTLEQLYGININYYARINFTSLVKIVDALGGIDVNSDYEFKTTHGEYDIQKGMNHLDGKMALGFVRERYSFEDGDNQRGKNQEKVLTAIIQKACTPAILKNAGEVITGVSDSVQTNMSSEEIAKFINAQIEEPSGWNIESQAVSGTGDTQTCFSSGNELLYIMLPDEASVENAALKIQKLLEK
- a CDS encoding AAA family ATPase, translating into MRKTTVQLEPMSYAMTEEMKTLRTNILFCGNDKKVITVTSCVMGEGKTKISIRLATSLVELKKRVLLIDADLRKSVMASRLKATGADKGLTHKKIDTANSEYGNVFEAELGR
- a CDS encoding serine acetyltransferase — encoded protein: MKKLLLILSLPRTLIAYILARRTKIDEIFQDLNRFAYGGKKHDKEYLTFSEVIVFDKCFRNVLEFRLKKGHMLSAVILRVLFPVKKDMEIGRCDVGGGFVCFHGHGTVISANRIGENLSVWQGVTIGRNPKSPKAPTIGNNVSIYTNAVVAGDITIGNNVQISAGTVVMQDVPDNSLVIGNPCIIKKKQM
- a CDS encoding CpsB/CapC family capsule biosynthesis tyrosine phosphatase — its product is MILTDIHCHILPGVDDGAPDMTVTKDMLDKMYDEGVRRIIATPHYRVGMFEPSIRSIQSSYLEVKNYARTIGKYGMMVKLGCEYHRDDNMVGNLQAHRRPTMAGSQYVLVEFSSMDSYLKIRSVVYEVVVGGFIPIIAHIERYPSIVEDPGVVADLIGLGALIQINADSMLGMDGRKCHKFCKYLMKREQVHFIGSDAHDLTERPSRLKECAVYVEKKWGWDTARRIFVKNPEKILNIEGEDDQI
- a CDS encoding CpsD/CapB family tyrosine-protein kinase — translated: MADIVLKKVIKDYRSSEAYKTLRTNIEFSGADKKVIVFTSCIPNEGKSTVTMGLAEALAEGEKRVLFIDADLRKSVLVGRYKVTGKIKGLTHFLSGQSDAKDVIQKTQDSNLHMIFAGAIPPNPAELLNSRRFQALLASARKLYDYVIIDAPPLGSVIDAAVIAKYCDASVLVVASKTVGHKFAKDVKEQLEKADCPILGVVLNKVSVSNSRYYGKYYGKYTGYYGEYKY
- a CDS encoding YveK family protein encodes the protein MSQDNNIIVLNQEADEEEISVNIAELIHVLCSKIHIIVLSAILTALVAFLATKLFMTPVYTSVTKLYVMTKNGENSSSATYTELQSGSMLTKDYMEMVKSRPVLEKVISELNLDMEPEDLEEMITTETPTETRIMSIYVQSTSPKQAKQIADAVRNAVSVQIKQIMNVDSVNTVEEANLPMYPSSPSTKKNMLIGGLLGILASVGIVLFVYLSDDTLKTPADIERYLGLNVLTSIPIQTEEKKVKKRKKR